GCCCGACCCTTACGGTCCCGAGGCGGCGCGCGTTCTCTCATCCTTGCCGCAGATCAAGGCCCTGCTGACCGAGGAGTTCGTCACCGATTTCTATCACCATTTGGTGACATATCCGAAGGGCGAGACGCTTCTTGAGCATGTCAGCGAGCCGGAATTCGCGCATCTCAAAAATAAACAATTACAGTCGCTCGATGGTTTGTTCGAGCCGAAGATCAGCCGTGAGGGTATTTTCGAAAAGGCGCAATATCTCGGGCGCGTCTATGCCCTGACGAATGTCGAAAGCGCCGTGATCGCTCAAGGCGTCGGCATTTTTCAGACCTTGCTCGGCCAGAAACTGCTGCTCCAACCCCTGCGCGCGGAAGAGCGGCAGGCGCTGTTGCAGATCGTCGGGGCACGGCTCCAAGATATGATGGCGGCACAAATCGCCGCCCATGAGCGAACCGTCGCGACCTATTTCTCTTTCCTGCTGCGCTCTCCCGAGCGTGACGGCGGCCTTTGGGACAGCCGGCTTTGGATCGATGTCGCGCAGGCGCATTTGGAGGCGCTATCGGGTCTGCCCGGCATCATCGGCGCGGAATTGCTGCGCCCTGACAGCAACGGCGTGTTCGAGATCGAGGTCAGCGGCGGCGCCGCGAAACATGGCATCCGGCCGATCTGGCGAGAGGATGGCCAATCGCCGCATCTCGATGACAGCGACCCGCGTGGCCGCGGCCTGTTGGCGGCGGCCTGGCGTAGCCAGGAGATGCAAATTTGCCCCAATTATGCGACCGATCCAAGGGTTTTGCCCTGGCGCGAGGCGATGGCCGCGGTCGGCATCTGCAGCGCCGCGGTTTTGCCGGTCGAGGACATGCGCGGCCGGCCGGTCTTCGTGCTGGCATTGCTCGGCGCCTATCCCAGGCAATTCTCCTCAGTCTGGATGCGGCAATTCTGCACCGGGATCATGCAACGTCTCAGCCTGTTGTGGCAGCAGAGCGAAGCCGCGTCACGCGAGGTCGTTCCCGAAATGATCGCCGAGCGGTGGCGCGCGCGCCTATTTTCCGGCGGGTTGCAGATGCACTACCAGCCCCTGATCGACTTCCCGACCGGCAGACCCTATCAGGTCGAGGCGTTGGCGCGTCTTGTGCTCGAGGATGGCGACGTTTTGCTGCCGGGGCAATTTCTGTCGGCGCTCGGCGAAAGCGATCTCGATCTCTTGTTTCGCCTCGGTCTCTCCCAAGCGCTGCAGCGACTGCGCGAGTGGGATGCGGCGGGATTGTCGCTCAGTGTCTCGATCAACCTGCCGCCGGCGACATTGCTGCGCCGCGAGTGCGCGCTTTGGGTGCGCGAGGCGCTGGCCGAGACCGGGATCGCCGCGCACCGGCTCTGTCTTGAAATTCTCGAAACCGGGCGCCTCGATCGCGACGAGGCGCAACGCGAAGCGACCTTGCAGCAGATCGCCGCACTCGGGGTCCGTTTCGCGATGGACGATCTCGGGTCGGGGTTCAGCTCGCTCCAGCGTCTGCGCATGCTGCCATTTCATGCCGTGAAAATCGACCAAAGTCTGGTGCGCAACGCCCGCCGTGATCCGATCCGGGTGCTCGGCTTCATCGGCGCGCTGGTGCAACTCGGGCGGGATCTCGAACTCGATGTGGTGCTCGAGGGATTGGAGAGCGAGGCATTGGTCGAAGCGGCGGCGATCCTGCGCGCCAAGGCGGGGCAGGGCTTCGCGTTCGCGAAACCGATGCCGGCGTCAATGGTGGTGGAATGGGCGAGACACTTTACCCTCAACATCGATCGCTATGCCCCGCGCACGGCGCTCGGGGCGCTCGCCGCGCAATGGCGGTTCGCGCATAGCGGCGGTCGCACCGTCATGTCCGCCGATCGCTGCGCGGTCGGCCGCTTCATCGCCGCGAGCGATCTCCTCGGCAGCGAGATCGACGCGCTGCATCGCGAGGTTCATGAAATCGCCCACCAGGAGGGGCTGCACAGCGAGCGCTACCGCGCGCTGGCGGCACGCCTGCAAGCAGCGTTGCTCGCTTTGATGGCGGCGCCCGACGCGGCGGGCTGATCGTCTCGTCGCCGGCGTCTCACCGTCGCGCGCGGAGCAGGAACACCGCCTGCTCGCCGAACAGATTGGCAAGCCACGGCGCCCGCCGCCATGGCGCCCGCCGCCCCGCATCATCGGCGGCGAGCCAACGCTCCACCGCATAACCGTCGGCGGCGCAGAGTTCGAAAAAATCACGGATGGTGCAGGGATGGATGTTGGGCGTCTCATACCACATCCGGTCCCAGGTCGCGGTCATCGGCATCCGCCCGCGCGTGAGCAATTGCCAGCGCACCCGCCAATGGCCGAAATTGGGAAAGCTCACCACCGCGCGCGCGCCGATCCGCAGCATCTGGCGCAAGACCTCGCGCGGCCGCCCGACCGCCTGCAAGGTTCGTGACAACACGACATAGTCGAAGGCGCCATCAGGATAATGGGCGAGGTCGCTGTCGGCATTCCCCTGCATCACCGGCAAGCCGTGCGCCACCGCTTGCGTTACTTCCCGCATGTCGATCTCGATGCCGCGCGCGTCACAGGCTTTGGTGTGAAAGAGATGCGCGATCAGCGTCCCCTCGCCGCAGCCGATATCGAGAACGCGGGTTTTGGGGGCGATCATGCCGGCGATCAGTTCGAGATCGACGCGCAGGTTTTTCGCGAGATGGCGCACCCGCGCCGCCGGCTCGGCCGTGGTCACGAGAGCCCCGCGTGCTGGGCGCAGCCATCGAGAAAGCCGCGGAGCGTGCGATGAAAATCGGGTTCGTCGAGGAGAAACGCGTCATGGCCCTTGTCGGTCTCGATCTCGACGAAACTGACATTGGCGGCGACGCGGTTGAGGGCGCGCACGATGGCGCGGCTCTCGCTGGTCGGAAACAACCAGTCGGAGCTGAAGGAAACCACGCAAAAGCGGGTTTTCGTCCCAGCGAACGCCTGCGCGAGATCGCCACCATGATCGGCGGCGAGGTCGAAATAATCCATCGCCCGGGTGATCGCGAGATAGGCGTTGGCGTCGAACCGGCGCACGAAACTCGACCCCTGGTGTTGGAGATAGCTCTCGACCTCGAAGACATCGGAATAGGGCCCGAGGACCGAGGCGCCGGCACGGAGCCGGCGGCCGAATTTACGCGTCAAGGCCTGCTCGCTGAGATAGGTGATGTGCGCGACCATGCGCGCGACCGCAAGCCCGCGCGCCGGCACCCGCCCGCT
This portion of the Acidibrevibacterium fodinaquatile genome encodes:
- the metW gene encoding methionine biosynthesis protein MetW, with the translated sequence MRVDLELIAGMIAPKTRVLDIGCGEGTLIAHLFHTKACDARGIEIDMREVTQAVAHGLPVMQGNADSDLAHYPDGAFDYVVLSRTLQAVGRPREVLRQMLRIGARAVVSFPNFGHWRVRWQLLTRGRMPMTATWDRMWYETPNIHPCTIRDFFELCAADGYAVERWLAADDAGRRAPWRRAPWLANLFGEQAVFLLRARR